The genomic stretch CGCAGGCGCTGCCGGAGGAGGACACGACGTCGCGTCGTTCCAGCTCGAGCAGCACCGTCTCGCCGTGCACGCCCGGGAAGCAGAAGGAGGCGTGCCCCGGCAGGCGGTGCTCGGCCGACCCGGTGAGTCGTGCGCCCGGCACCCGGTCGATCACCCCGGCGACGACGAGGTCCCGCACCGTCGTGGCGTGGGCTGCGGCGGCCTCCCGCTCGGCGAGGACACTCCCCCAGGCGGTGGCGAGCCCGACCGCGCCGGCGACGTCCTCGGTGCCCGAGCGACGGCCGCGCTCCTGGCCCCCGCCGTGCACGAGCGGCTCGAGCTGGACCCCGGCGCGGACGGCGAGCGCGCCGGTCCCCTTCGTGGCGCCGAGCTTGTGCCCGGACACCGAGACCGCGTCGACCCCCAGGACGTCGAGGCCGACGGGCAGCCAGGGGGCGGACTGCACGGCGTCGGTGTGGAAGCGGGCCCCGACCTCGTGGGCGATCGCGGCGAGTCCGGCGACGTCCTGCACCGTGCCGATCTCGTTGTCGGCGTGCGCGATCGAGACGAGGGTGGTGTCCGGTCGGAGTGCGGCGCGCAGGGTGTCCGGCGCGAAGGTGCCGTCCGGCTGGACCGGCA from Curtobacterium sp. MCLR17_032 encodes the following:
- a CDS encoding cysteine desulfurase family protein translates to MFYLDRAATTPVRREVLEAMWPYLTGTFGNPSSTHGIGDAAARGLAAARTVVAGALGCRPGEVVFTGGGTEGANTAVKGIALATPRGRHVVTSAIEHEAVLESCRYLERFHGFDVTVLPVQPDGTFAPDTLRAALRPDTTLVSIAHADNEIGTVQDVAGLAAIAHEVGARFHTDAVQSAPWLPVGLDVLGVDAVSVSGHKLGATKGTGALAVRAGVQLEPLVHGGGQERGRRSGTEDVAGAVGLATAWGSVLAEREAAAAHATTVRDLVVAGVIDRVPGARLTGSAEHRLPGHASFCFPGVHGETVLLELERRDVVSSSGSACAAGSTEASHVLTALGLPDDLARSAVRLTFDATLTTADATAVVEAVVAAVSAVRSLA